One Tamlana carrageenivorans genomic region harbors:
- a CDS encoding IS4 family transposase has product MTNITLFSQIISKLDRSSFSKLVKAKGTDKHQKGFNSWTHLVSMLFCQFAKSQSVRDISNGLRSATGNLNHLGIQKAPSKSTISYQNKHRDWTLYRDYYYVLLKSFGQHPHLKRVKFKIKSKIFLLDSTTISLCLSLFDWAKYKTHKGAVKMHTLLDYDGNLPHYVNISDGKTADNKGAYDIPLISRSVIVADRFYNDFSLLNVWDSNQVFFVIRHKENIQFKSIKEKELPENRHHHVLKDEIIELTGAKSKTKYPKKLRRIAVWDDKNNQEIELITNQMSWTANTISQLYKARWDIEIFFRDIKQQLHIKSFIGTSENAVMIQIWTALITILILKALKANAKYNWYLSNLVAFIRLNLFVKVDLQKWIDSPFNEQPPPKQNYTQGVLFEKDKKHG; this is encoded by the coding sequence ATGACAAATATAACATTGTTCTCTCAGATAATCTCCAAATTAGACCGTTCTAGTTTTTCTAAACTTGTAAAAGCCAAGGGAACAGATAAACATCAAAAAGGATTTAATAGTTGGACACATTTAGTCTCCATGTTGTTTTGTCAATTTGCAAAAAGTCAATCCGTCCGAGATATAAGTAATGGACTTCGCTCTGCCACAGGAAACCTTAATCATTTAGGCATACAGAAAGCACCTTCTAAATCAACGATAAGCTATCAAAACAAACATCGAGACTGGACGCTTTATCGAGATTACTACTATGTTCTTTTAAAAAGTTTTGGACAGCACCCTCACTTAAAACGTGTTAAATTCAAAATTAAATCCAAGATATTTCTATTAGATTCTACAACGATAAGTCTATGTTTAAGTCTCTTTGATTGGGCAAAATACAAAACCCACAAAGGAGCTGTAAAAATGCACACCTTGCTTGATTATGATGGTAATTTACCGCACTATGTAAATATTAGCGATGGTAAAACAGCAGATAATAAAGGAGCTTACGATATTCCTTTGATTAGCCGTTCGGTTATTGTCGCAGATCGATTTTATAATGATTTTTCGTTACTTAACGTTTGGGACAGCAACCAAGTGTTTTTTGTAATTAGGCACAAAGAAAACATCCAATTTAAGAGTATTAAAGAAAAAGAATTGCCAGAAAATAGACATCATCATGTTTTAAAAGATGAAATCATTGAGCTAACAGGGGCTAAATCAAAAACAAAATACCCAAAGAAGCTACGTAGAATAGCTGTATGGGACGATAAAAATAACCAGGAAATAGAACTTATTACCAACCAAATGTCTTGGACAGCAAACACAATTAGCCAACTCTACAAAGCTAGATGGGATATTGAGATATTCTTTAGAGACATCAAACAACAGCTACATATTAAATCGTTTATAGGAACTTCTGAAAATGCCGTAATGATACAAATATGGACGGCTCTTATTACTATACTCATCCTAAAAGCCTTAAAAGCAAATGCAAAATATAATTGGTACTTGTCCAATTTAGTAGCTTTTATAAGACTTAACCTTTTTGTCAAAGTGGATTTGCAAAAATGGATTGATAGCCCTTTTAACGAGCAGCCTCCCCCCAAACAAAATTATACACAAGGGGTTCTTTTTGAAAAAGATAAAAAACATGGCTAA
- the prmA gene encoding 50S ribosomal protein L11 methyltransferase, with protein sequence MSNIIYIGYEFKVTPLQPGVEVLIAELGYAGFESFVETEQGATAYIQKEEWHANILDDIQILQSDEFEISYEFNEIEQTNWNAEWEKNFNPIVVDDVCAVRAPFHEKFDTEYDIVIEPKMSFGTGHHETTHMMIQHILKNDFSGKSVLDMGCGTGVLAILAEMKGAQPIDAVDYDNWCYLNSLENVERNNCQHITVIEGDASVLEGKNYDVIIANINRNILLQDMKTYVSCLNENGTLFLSGFYNDDIPVIQEACEALQLKFQEKLERNNWVALKFIN encoded by the coding sequence ATGTCGAATATCATTTATATCGGGTACGAATTTAAGGTAACCCCTTTACAGCCAGGTGTTGAGGTTTTAATTGCAGAATTGGGCTATGCTGGTTTTGAAAGTTTTGTAGAAACAGAACAAGGGGCTACAGCCTACATTCAAAAGGAAGAATGGCATGCCAATATTTTAGATGATATTCAGATTTTGCAATCCGATGAATTTGAAATTTCATACGAATTCAACGAAATAGAGCAAACCAATTGGAATGCCGAATGGGAAAAGAATTTTAATCCTATTGTTGTAGACGATGTTTGTGCGGTACGAGCGCCTTTTCATGAGAAATTCGATACCGAATACGATATTGTTATCGAACCTAAAATGAGTTTCGGAACAGGGCATCATGAAACAACTCACATGATGATTCAGCATATTTTAAAAAATGATTTTTCAGGTAAATCGGTTTTAGATATGGGCTGTGGGACAGGTGTTTTAGCGATTCTAGCCGAAATGAAAGGGGCTCAACCTATTGATGCTGTCGATTATGACAACTGGTGTTATTTGAATAGTTTGGAGAATGTGGAGCGTAATAATTGCCAACATATCACCGTTATTGAAGGAGATGCTTCCGTGCTTGAGGGAAAAAATTACGACGTTATTATTGCCAACATCAACCGAAATATCTTATTACAAGACATGAAAACCTATGTGTCTTGCCTAAATGAAAACGGCACCTTGTTTTTAAGCGGTTTCTATAATGATGACATTCCGGTTATTCAAGAAGCTTGTGAAGCCCTTCAGTTAAAATTTCAAGAGAAATTAGAGAGAAACAATTGGGTCGCTTTAAAATTTATAAATTAG
- a CDS encoding ATP-dependent Clp protease adaptor ClpS, with protein sequence MSIKEKTSEEVLLEEAVSTQNEIVVYNDDVNTFDHVIETLIYACDHTAEQAEQCSLIVHYNGKCTVKTGDYDDLKPRCTMLLEAGLSAEIV encoded by the coding sequence ATGAGTATTAAAGAAAAAACATCCGAAGAGGTATTGCTCGAGGAAGCGGTTTCAACTCAAAATGAAATAGTAGTGTATAATGATGATGTAAATACCTTCGATCACGTTATAGAAACGCTAATATACGCCTGCGATCATACGGCAGAACAAGCAGAACAATGCTCCTTAATAGTGCATTATAACGGGAAATGTACCGTAAAAACCGGTGATTACGACGATTTAAAACCGCGCTGCACCATGCTTTTAGAAGCTGGTTTAAGTGCTGAAATTGTGTAG
- a CDS encoding MBL fold metallo-hydrolase, translated as MKIEQIYTGCLAQGAYYIESNGEVAIIDPLRETQQYVDKALAENATIKYIFETHFHADFVSGHIDLAKKTGATIVYGPGAKTDYDIYTAKDNEVFKLGNVTIKVLHTPGHTLESSTFLLFDENGKEHAIFSGDTLFLGDVGRPDLAIKSDLTKEDLAGMLFDSLRNKIMPLPDDTIVYPAHGAGSACGKNLSKETVGVLGEQKKTNYALRADMTKAEFVKEVLDGIAPPPQYFAKNAMMNKSGYDAFETVLKQGNTPLTPEAFEHLANEEGALVLDVRHETDFVKEHIPNAIFIGIHGGFAPWVGALITDLKQPILLITPEGKEEETVTRLSRVGYDNTLGYLKGGMAAWKKAGKDVESITSINVDEFSSRFKSDSIQVLDVRKDGEYKSQHLEGDNIKHFPLDYINDNMSAIDKNQEYYVHCAGGYRSVIAASILKARGFNKLIDVAGGFGAIKNADLPTTNFVCPSTL; from the coding sequence ATGAAAATTGAACAAATATACACCGGTTGTTTAGCCCAAGGCGCTTATTATATCGAATCTAATGGTGAAGTCGCCATTATCGATCCTCTTCGTGAAACGCAACAGTACGTGGATAAAGCCTTAGCTGAAAATGCCACGATAAAATACATTTTTGAAACGCATTTTCATGCCGATTTTGTTTCTGGACATATCGATTTAGCGAAAAAAACAGGAGCAACAATCGTTTATGGGCCTGGTGCTAAAACCGATTACGACATCTATACAGCAAAGGATAATGAAGTTTTTAAACTTGGTAACGTTACTATAAAAGTACTACATACCCCTGGCCACACCTTAGAGTCTTCAACCTTCTTATTATTTGATGAAAACGGAAAAGAACACGCCATTTTTTCTGGTGACACTTTATTTTTGGGTGATGTTGGTCGACCAGACTTGGCTATTAAATCCGATTTAACCAAAGAAGATTTGGCAGGAATGCTTTTTGATTCTTTAAGAAATAAAATCATGCCTTTACCCGACGATACCATTGTTTACCCTGCTCATGGCGCTGGGTCGGCATGTGGAAAAAATCTAAGCAAAGAAACTGTTGGTGTTTTAGGTGAGCAAAAGAAAACAAACTATGCCTTGAGAGCCGATATGACTAAAGCTGAATTTGTAAAAGAAGTGTTAGACGGTATTGCACCGCCACCACAGTATTTTGCAAAAAATGCCATGATGAACAAATCGGGGTATGATGCCTTTGAAACGGTTCTTAAACAAGGCAATACCCCTTTAACACCAGAAGCATTTGAGCATCTGGCTAACGAAGAAGGTGCTTTGGTATTAGATGTTAGACATGAAACAGACTTTGTTAAGGAACACATTCCCAATGCTATATTTATTGGTATTCATGGCGGATTTGCACCATGGGTTGGCGCTTTAATTACCGATTTAAAGCAACCTATTTTATTAATTACGCCCGAAGGTAAAGAGGAAGAAACCGTAACCCGATTATCGCGCGTTGGCTACGACAATACTTTAGGGTATTTAAAAGGCGGTATGGCAGCGTGGAAAAAGGCAGGCAAAGATGTTGAATCGATCACGTCAATAAACGTTGATGAATTTTCGAGTCGATTTAAAAGTGACTCTATTCAGGTTTTAGATGTTCGTAAAGATGGCGAATATAAATCGCAACACTTAGAAGGTGATAACATTAAACACTTTCCTTTAGATTATATTAATGATAATATGTCGGCAATTGACAAAAACCAAGAATACTACGTGCATTGTGCAGGTGGTTACCGTTCGGTAATTGCAGCATCCATTTTAAAAGCTAGAGGGTTTAACAAATTAATTGATGTTGCTGGTGGTTTTGGAGCCATCAAAAACGCTGATTTGCCAACAACCAATTTTGTTTGTCCGTCAACTTTATAA
- a CDS encoding sulfite exporter TauE/SafE family protein — MDSIQIIGYIGALIVGVVLGLIGGGGSILTVPLLVYLLGYNPILATAYSLFVVGITSLVGTYDKYKKGLVDFEIGLAFSFPSFLAVYLSRRYLVPAIPDVIMSFGNFELTKDIVIMVFFALIMLFAAISMIKKKKDLKPSEKKQAYYKTFIQGITIGTITGLIGAGGGFLYVPALVLWANIPMKKAVGTSLIIITINSLIGFLGDVQNLDIAWDFLLTFTAISVLGILLGGMFSKYVSGGKLKKSFGYFVLIMAAYIIYRELLELSVI; from the coding sequence ATGGACAGCATCCAAATAATTGGTTATATAGGGGCTTTAATCGTTGGTGTTGTTTTAGGGCTAATTGGCGGTGGTGGTTCTATACTAACCGTGCCTTTACTGGTATACCTTTTAGGATACAACCCCATTTTAGCAACTGCATATTCACTTTTTGTGGTAGGTATCACCTCATTGGTAGGTACTTATGATAAATACAAAAAAGGATTGGTAGATTTTGAAATAGGATTAGCCTTTTCTTTTCCATCCTTCCTAGCCGTGTATTTATCAAGAAGATATTTAGTTCCTGCAATTCCAGATGTTATTATGTCTTTTGGAAACTTTGAGCTTACTAAAGACATCGTCATTATGGTGTTTTTTGCCCTTATTATGCTTTTTGCTGCCATTTCCATGATAAAAAAGAAGAAAGATTTAAAACCTTCGGAAAAAAAGCAAGCCTATTACAAAACTTTTATTCAAGGAATCACCATCGGAACGATAACGGGTTTAATAGGGGCTGGCGGAGGCTTTTTATACGTTCCTGCTTTAGTTCTTTGGGCTAATATACCTATGAAAAAGGCCGTAGGAACTTCATTAATTATCATTACTATTAATTCCTTAATTGGGTTTTTAGGTGACGTACAAAACCTAGACATCGCCTGGGATTTCCTATTAACGTTTACAGCCATTTCGGTTTTAGGCATATTATTAGGTGGCATGTTCTCAAAATATGTTAGTGGCGGAAAATTGAAAAAAAGCTTTGGTTATTTTGTTTTAATCATGGCGGCATACATTATATACCGCGAACTCCTTGAACTAAGTGTTATATAA
- a CDS encoding DUF6691 family protein has protein sequence MKFIKYLFVGIFFGIVLVKSEAVSWFRIYEMFRFQSFHMYGIIGTAIATGVLFLQISKKGHIKTMQGADLYVPKKDKGFTRYIIGGIIFGLGWALVGACPGPMYILLGTGVWSMLIVIAAAIAGTFLYGILKNKLPH, from the coding sequence ATGAAATTCATAAAATATTTATTTGTTGGGATCTTTTTCGGCATTGTGCTTGTAAAATCGGAGGCTGTTTCATGGTTCCGCATTTACGAAATGTTCCGTTTTCAATCGTTTCACATGTATGGCATTATAGGTACAGCCATTGCTACTGGTGTGCTTTTTCTTCAAATTTCTAAAAAAGGACATATTAAAACCATGCAAGGGGCAGACTTATATGTTCCTAAAAAAGATAAAGGCTTTACACGATATATTATTGGCGGTATTATTTTCGGCCTCGGATGGGCGCTTGTAGGTGCATGCCCTGGCCCGATGTATATTCTTTTAGGTACAGGTGTATGGAGCATGCTTATTGTTATTGCTGCCGCCATAGCGGGTACTTTTTTATATGGTATTCTAAAAAATAAACTGCCACACTAA
- a CDS encoding YeeE/YedE family protein has translation MDFILNPWPWYVSGPLIAIVMALLLYFGKTFGMSSNLRTLCAIGGAGKFSDFFKFKWKDQLWNLTVVLGAIIGGFIAVHFLSNDSGTALNPNTMTELQHMGFKNPGANLVPDEIFSLEALASAKTLILLVVGGLLVGFGTRYAGGCTSGHAITGLSSLQMPSLIAVIGFFIGGLIMANLILPLIF, from the coding sequence ATGGATTTTATTTTAAACCCTTGGCCATGGTATGTTTCTGGCCCACTTATCGCCATTGTTATGGCCCTTCTACTCTACTTCGGTAAAACATTTGGTATGTCGTCCAACCTTCGCACCTTATGTGCCATTGGTGGGGCTGGCAAGTTTTCCGATTTTTTTAAATTCAAATGGAAAGACCAACTTTGGAATCTAACAGTTGTTCTTGGTGCTATAATTGGCGGATTTATTGCCGTTCATTTCCTATCAAACGATAGCGGAACAGCTCTTAACCCAAACACCATGACCGAATTACAACACATGGGATTTAAAAACCCTGGGGCTAACCTAGTGCCTGATGAAATATTTAGCTTAGAGGCATTAGCTTCTGCTAAAACTCTTATTCTTTTGGTTGTTGGTGGTCTTCTAGTTGGTTTCGGTACACGTTATGCTGGTGGCTGTACTTCTGGTCATGCCATTACAGGCTTAAGCAGTTTGCAAATGCCATCACTTATTGCGGTTATAGGCTTTTTTATTGGCGGTCTTATTATGGCGAACCTTATTTTACCGCTTATTTTTTAA
- a CDS encoding Crp/Fnr family transcriptional regulator: MKTNLLTDIYKHHLDQTLIDEINKIGVLKNFEKDEIIIDINQTLKFIPLLLSGNIKILREDQDGNELLIYFLEAGETCTMSLTCCIGTAKSKIRAVAESDSTLIMIPVSYMQKWFQNNESWRNFIFESYQNRFDEMLEAIDNLAFMKMDERLYKYLVNKTVLHESKNIIIKHQDIAEDLHTSRVVVSRLLKQLENEKKIVLSRNKIEIL; this comes from the coding sequence ATGAAAACTAATTTATTAACCGATATCTACAAACATCATTTAGATCAAACACTTATTGATGAAATTAATAAAATAGGGGTGCTAAAAAATTTTGAAAAAGATGAAATAATTATTGATATCAATCAAACTTTAAAATTTATTCCCCTTTTATTAAGTGGAAATATTAAAATTTTAAGAGAAGATCAGGATGGAAACGAGTTACTCATCTACTTTTTAGAAGCAGGAGAAACCTGCACCATGTCGTTAACTTGCTGCATAGGCACTGCAAAAAGTAAGATTAGAGCTGTTGCAGAAAGTGATTCTACCTTAATTATGATTCCGGTGTCTTATATGCAAAAGTGGTTTCAGAATAATGAAAGTTGGCGCAACTTTATTTTTGAAAGCTATCAAAATCGATTTGATGAAATGCTTGAAGCTATAGATAATCTAGCTTTTATGAAAATGGACGAGCGTTTATACAAGTATTTGGTTAATAAAACCGTTCTCCACGAATCTAAAAACATTATTATTAAACATCAAGACATCGCAGAAGATTTACACACTTCGCGCGTAGTGGTTTCTAGGCTTTTAAAACAATTAGAGAACGAAAAAAAGATTGTACTGAGTAGAAACAAAATAGAAATTTTATAA
- a CDS encoding ISAon1 family transposase N-terminal region protein produces the protein MEISKDLLSLLLPDFLVAHFSFKSSSSTEDKLRLYFEEKNIVPNSFKTRKVESKGFHKEIIIEDFPLRGKLVYLHLKRRRWRDVDTKETLQRDWNNVAKGTRMTTEFAAFLKEINR, from the coding sequence GTGGAAATTTCTAAAGATTTATTATCCTTATTACTACCTGATTTTCTGGTAGCTCATTTTAGTTTTAAAAGTAGTTCTTCAACAGAAGATAAACTTCGGTTGTATTTCGAAGAGAAGAACATTGTCCCAAATAGTTTTAAAACACGTAAAGTAGAATCTAAAGGTTTTCATAAAGAAATAATTATCGAGGATTTTCCACTTAGAGGGAAACTAGTTTATCTGCATTTAAAGCGCCGCAGATGGCGTGATGTAGACACAAAAGAAACCCTGCAAAGAGACTGGAATAATGTAGCAAAAGGCACTCGTATGACCACCGAGTTTGCCGCTTTTTTAAAAGAAATTAATCGATAA